A DNA window from Setaria viridis chromosome 2, Setaria_viridis_v4.0, whole genome shotgun sequence contains the following coding sequences:
- the LOC117844590 gene encoding uncharacterized protein, with the protein MAPRLLACFGRRGGATASAPDEQEDQQQQQQVAPGPVLLELFASQGCGASPEADAVAARLAQDSAAQQEGGGGGPAVVVLAFHVDYWDHSGWKDPFASSAWTVRQKAYVEALRLDTLFTPQVVVQGRAHCVGTEQDALAQGVRDAPRYPAPAMKATFQRPNPTTLQASFTGTLRSRVEGAGGASVLVALYESGLVTDCGRGENKGKSLLNDHVVRRLEKVAAVREGASAKKSVSGTVQFPLWDGFRAAKCGVVLFVQNAALQVLGVQHFDLPDNV; encoded by the exons ATGGCGCCGCGGCTGCTGGCGTGCTTTGGCCggaggggcggcgcgacggcgtcggcgccggacGAGCAGgaggaccagcagcagcagcagcaggtagcCCCGGGGCCGGTGTTGTTGGAGCTGTTCGCGTCGCAGGGGTGCGGGGCGTCGCCCGAGGCCGACGCCGTGGCGGCGCGGCTGGCGCAGGATTCCGCGGCTCAgcaggaaggcggcggcggcgggccggccgtGGTGGTGCTGGCGTTCCACGTGGACTACTGGGACCACAGCGGGTGGAAGGACCCCTTCGCGTCCAGCGCTTGGACCGTGCGCCAGAAGGCCTACGTGGAGGCGCTCCGCCTCGACACGCTCTTCACGCCGCAGGTCGTCGTGCAGGGCCGTGCGCACTGCGTCGGCACCGAGCAGGACGCGCTCGCGCAGGGCGTCCGCGACGCGCCGCGATACCCGGCGCCCGCCATGAAG GCGACGTTCCAGCGGCCGAACCCGACGACGCTGCAGGCGTCGTTCACGGGCACCCTGCGCAGCCGCgtggagggcgccggcggcgcgagcgTGCTGGTGGCGCTGTACGAGAGCGGGCTGGTGACGGACTGCGGGCGCGGCGAGAACAAGGGCAAGTCGCTGCTGAACGACCACGTGGTGCGCCGCCtggagaaggtggcggcggtgcgggagggCGCCTCCGCGAAGAAGTCCGTGTCCGGGACCGTCCAGTTCCCGCTCTGGGACGGCTTCCGCGCCGCCAAGTGCGGCGTTGTCCTCTTCGTCCAGAACGCCGCGCTGCAGGTGCTCGGCGTCCAGCACTTCGACCTGCCCGACAACGTCTGA